In Leptolyngbya sp. KIOST-1, one DNA window encodes the following:
- a CDS encoding DUF4114 domain-containing protein: MLSLGAYGAYAEALEQIFIAQELLLNPHLRPLAVDILLEELGHWLDAQLNEVDSPGDEGAIFSALVQQRPLSAADIASLKAESDWAEWTWQGQALAVQQAAAPGLFTVDSSGQVRVEFLFDSGAYSGQVGLFSTAGMDALVPGSLDFIQESARRALSQSTQGYLVISTPDEGASFSGELGERNYNAGSPLGNKAFTFQPNDTLALMLVPNGSIQQLLDNPGLDGALRPLYSLAVANPLGRVHYGAMTTNFNGVVMGIEDVRFDAGSDGDFNDLVLKLEGVTGQLVPLADLVQSRRVWLDSALGQTLFAIAPQAVPGSSPVAPLPLPGGVLVGLNSSVVKFDATVTEAQLIASGAARVTLGSQTIYIGTDQVSALNQNPILASFDPLNPANNWIRADYETTGADGRGTGIAITPTGDIYAFFSVDGTQGNPTQDFRRVSSAAEQAWLRSYGQGGGPKVAVIGKIDPATGELVAAAYLSAVLSNGNSNTLTINGLGVQPNGNLLISADSFFAPRQPNGQPMTLDSDPSTPNTSPFAYFIEITPDLRRVESTAAIGWV; the protein is encoded by the coding sequence ATGCTATCTCTGGGTGCCTATGGCGCCTATGCTGAAGCACTAGAGCAAATTTTTATCGCGCAGGAACTGCTGCTCAATCCCCATCTGCGCCCCCTGGCGGTCGATATCCTGCTCGAAGAACTCGGCCACTGGCTCGATGCCCAGCTCAATGAAGTCGATTCGCCTGGGGATGAAGGGGCTATTTTCAGCGCCCTAGTTCAGCAACGGCCTCTCTCTGCCGCTGATATCGCTTCGCTCAAAGCCGAGAGCGACTGGGCCGAGTGGACCTGGCAAGGTCAGGCGCTTGCCGTACAGCAAGCGGCTGCGCCTGGGCTGTTTACCGTCGACTCCAGCGGGCAGGTGCGAGTAGAATTCCTGTTCGATAGCGGTGCCTACAGCGGACAAGTTGGTCTTTTCAGCACCGCGGGTATGGACGCTCTGGTGCCCGGTTCCCTCGACTTTATTCAAGAGTCAGCGCGCAGGGCCCTGAGCCAGTCAACTCAAGGCTATCTCGTCATCTCCACCCCCGACGAAGGCGCTAGCTTCAGCGGTGAGCTGGGCGAGCGCAACTATAACGCCGGCTCTCCCCTGGGCAACAAGGCGTTTACCTTCCAGCCCAACGATACCCTTGCTCTCATGCTGGTACCCAACGGCTCAATTCAGCAGTTGTTAGATAATCCTGGTCTCGACGGTGCCCTTCGTCCCCTCTATTCCCTGGCCGTGGCCAACCCCCTCGGCCGTGTCCACTACGGGGCCATGACCACCAATTTCAATGGCGTGGTTATGGGCATCGAAGATGTTCGGTTTGATGCGGGCTCTGATGGGGACTTTAACGACCTCGTGCTGAAGTTGGAAGGGGTGACCGGTCAACTGGTGCCCTTAGCCGATCTGGTGCAGAGTCGTCGGGTCTGGCTCGACAGCGCCCTGGGCCAAACCCTGTTTGCGATCGCCCCCCAAGCCGTTCCTGGCAGTAGCCCCGTGGCACCCTTACCCCTACCGGGCGGAGTGCTGGTTGGCCTCAACAGCTCGGTCGTTAAATTTGACGCCACTGTTACCGAAGCCCAACTCATCGCCAGCGGCGCGGCGCGTGTCACCCTCGGCAGTCAAACCATCTACATCGGTACTGACCAGGTCTCAGCCCTCAATCAAAATCCCATTCTGGCCAGCTTTGATCCTCTGAACCCTGCCAATAACTGGATTCGCGCCGACTACGAAACCACTGGTGCCGATGGCCGTGGCACCGGTATTGCCATTACCCCTACCGGCGATATCTACGCCTTTTTCTCCGTAGACGGCACTCAGGGCAATCCAACTCAAGACTTTCGGCGTGTGAGTAGCGCTGCCGAACAAGCCTGGTTACGCAGCTACGGCCAGGGAGGTGGCCCAAAAGTGGCTGTAATTGGCAAAATAGACCCCGCCACCGGGGAACTGGTCGCTGCCGCCTATTTGTCGGCTGTGCTGAGCAACGGCAACAGCAATACGCTCACGATCAACGGCCTGGGGGTGCAGCCCAACGGTAACTTACTGATTAGCGCTGATTCTTTCTTCGCACCCCGGCAGCCCAACGGTCAACCCATGACCCTAGATAGCGATCCCAGTACCCCCAACACCTCCCCCTTTGCTTACTTCATTGAGATCACCCCCGACCTCAGACGGGTAGAAAGTACCGCTGCGATCGGGTGGGTTTGA
- the psbD gene encoding photosystem II D2 protein (photosystem q(a) protein), with amino-acid sequence MTIAMGRAQAQRGWFDVLDDWLKRDRFVFIGWSGLLLFPCAFLAVGGWLTGTTFVTSWYTHGLASSYLEGANFLTVAVSTPANSLGHSLLLLWGPEAQGDFVRWCQLGGLWTFVALHGAFGLIGFMLRQFEVARLVGLRPYNAIAFSAPIAVFVSVFLMYPLGQSSWFFAPSFGVAAIFRFLLFFQGFHNWTLNPFHMMGVAGVLGGALLCAIHGATVENTLFKDGENANTFRAFEPTQAEETYSMVTANRFWSQIFGIAFSNKRWLHFFMLFVPVTGLWMSAVGVVGLGLNLRAYDFVSQEIRAAEDPEFETFYTKNILLNEGIRAWMAPTDQPHEKFVFPEEVLPRGNAL; translated from the coding sequence ATGACCATAGCAATGGGACGCGCGCAAGCCCAGCGAGGATGGTTCGACGTCCTTGACGACTGGCTAAAGCGCGATCGCTTTGTGTTTATCGGGTGGTCAGGCCTGCTCTTGTTTCCCTGCGCCTTTCTGGCGGTAGGGGGCTGGCTGACTGGGACCACCTTTGTGACCTCCTGGTACACCCACGGCCTGGCGTCGTCGTACCTGGAAGGGGCCAACTTTTTGACCGTGGCGGTATCGACTCCGGCCAACAGCCTGGGGCATTCGCTGCTACTGCTGTGGGGTCCCGAGGCCCAGGGCGACTTTGTGCGCTGGTGCCAGCTGGGCGGGCTGTGGACGTTCGTGGCGCTGCACGGTGCCTTCGGACTGATTGGCTTCATGCTGCGCCAGTTTGAAGTAGCCCGGCTAGTGGGTCTGCGGCCCTACAACGCCATCGCCTTCTCGGCCCCGATTGCGGTGTTTGTCAGCGTCTTTCTGATGTACCCGCTGGGCCAGTCGAGCTGGTTCTTTGCGCCCAGCTTCGGCGTAGCGGCGATTTTCCGCTTTCTGCTGTTCTTCCAGGGCTTCCACAACTGGACCTTGAACCCCTTCCACATGATGGGGGTAGCGGGTGTGCTGGGTGGAGCGCTGCTGTGCGCCATCCACGGTGCCACCGTGGAGAACACGCTGTTCAAAGATGGCGAGAACGCCAACACCTTCCGTGCGTTTGAGCCCACTCAGGCTGAAGAGACCTACTCGATGGTGACCGCGAACCGATTCTGGTCACAGATTTTCGGGATTGCGTTTTCCAACAAGCGCTGGCTGCACTTTTTCATGCTGTTTGTGCCGGTGACCGGCCTGTGGATGAGTGCGGTAGGTGTTGTGGGCCTGGGCCTGAACCTGCGGGCCTACGACTTCGTGTCGCAGGAGATTCGGGCGGCGGAAGACCCCGAGTTTGAGACCTTCTACACCAAGAACATCTTGCTGAACGAAGGCATCCGGGCCTGGATGGCACCCACCGACCAGCCCCATGAGAAGTTTGTATTCCCCGAAGAGGTCCTGCCCCGCGGCAACGCTCTGTGA
- a CDS encoding energy-coupling factor ABC transporter ATP-binding protein: protein MTRPGAIEVNNLQFQWPSGQVVLQGCSLSVQPGEFCMLLGNNGSGKSTLLKVLGGLLKPQAGEWSIEKPVGFVFQNPDHQLVMPTVGADVAFGLVDEHLPIAEIRNRVDDALAAINLLELRRRPIYALSGGQKQRVAIAGAIARHCHVLLLDEPTALLDPDSQIDLVKRVRDLVKARGLTALWVTHRLIELDYCDRAFLLEAGQVLDEGEPQRLKHRLQNQS from the coding sequence ATGACACGCCCTGGGGCTATTGAAGTTAATAACTTACAGTTTCAGTGGCCGTCGGGACAGGTCGTGCTGCAGGGTTGCTCGCTGAGCGTTCAACCTGGTGAGTTTTGTATGTTGCTGGGCAACAACGGCAGCGGAAAGTCAACGCTGCTCAAAGTTTTGGGAGGGCTACTCAAGCCCCAGGCCGGTGAATGGTCGATTGAAAAACCTGTAGGTTTTGTGTTCCAGAACCCCGACCATCAGCTAGTAATGCCTACTGTAGGTGCCGATGTGGCCTTTGGGCTGGTGGATGAGCATCTGCCCATAGCCGAGATTCGCAATCGAGTGGACGATGCCCTGGCCGCCATCAACTTACTGGAACTGAGGCGGCGGCCCATCTACGCCCTCAGCGGCGGGCAGAAGCAGCGGGTGGCGATCGCAGGGGCGATCGCCCGCCACTGTCACGTACTGCTGCTCGATGAACCGACGGCCCTGCTCGACCCCGACAGCCAAATTGACCTGGTCAAGCGAGTGCGAGACTTAGTCAAAGCTCGGGGGTTAACGGCGCTGTGGGTCACCCATCGATTGATCGAGCTTGACTACTGCGATCGAGCTTTCCTGCTGGAGGCAGGACAAGTGCTGGACGAAGGAGAACCTCAGCGGCTCAAACATCGTTTGCAAAATCAGTCCTGA
- the arsB gene encoding ACR3 family arsenite efflux transporter, which yields MSTRQPAAAPVAGGQLNIFERYLTLWVLLCIAAGIALGRLLPGVAIALDAMSIYQVSVPIAICLFFMMYPIMVKIDFAQAKRAAQTPRPVLLTLAVNWLIKPFTMVLFAQVFLGGLFRPLLAGTEILRGGEIALADSYIAGTILLGIAPCTAMVLMWGYLSFSNQGLTLVMVAINSLAMLFLYAPLGRWLLAANNLVVPWQTIVLSVLVYVGLPLLAGAISRSWILRHRGRAWFDQVFLKYLSPVAVVALLTTLVLLFALKGDLIVRNPLHILLIAVPLFLQTNFRKCSINGDRGWAEHITHFLEMSLNILISSMRLP from the coding sequence ATGTCCACCAGACAGCCTGCCGCTGCCCCAGTCGCCGGGGGACAGCTCAACATTTTCGAGCGCTACCTCACCCTGTGGGTGCTGCTGTGCATTGCGGCTGGCATTGCCCTGGGGCGGCTGCTGCCCGGGGTGGCGATCGCCCTGGATGCCATGAGCATCTACCAGGTGTCGGTACCGATCGCCATCTGTCTCTTTTTCATGATGTACCCGATCATGGTGAAGATCGACTTTGCCCAGGCCAAGCGGGCGGCCCAAACCCCCCGGCCCGTGCTACTCACCCTGGCGGTGAACTGGCTGATCAAACCCTTCACTATGGTGCTGTTTGCCCAGGTCTTTCTGGGCGGGCTGTTTCGGCCCCTGCTGGCGGGCACCGAGATTCTGCGCGGCGGCGAGATTGCCCTGGCCGATTCGTACATTGCCGGGACCATTCTGCTGGGCATTGCCCCCTGCACCGCCATGGTGCTGATGTGGGGCTACCTGTCCTTCAGCAACCAGGGGCTGACCCTGGTGATGGTGGCAATCAACTCCCTGGCCATGCTATTTCTGTACGCCCCCCTGGGTCGGTGGCTGCTGGCGGCCAACAATCTGGTGGTGCCCTGGCAAACCATTGTGCTGTCGGTGCTGGTCTACGTAGGTCTGCCCCTGCTGGCGGGGGCGATCTCCCGCAGCTGGATCTTGCGCCACAGGGGCAGGGCCTGGTTTGATCAGGTGTTTCTCAAGTACCTCAGCCCGGTGGCGGTGGTGGCCCTACTGACCACCCTGGTGCTGCTGTTTGCCCTCAAGGGCGACCTGATCGTGCGCAATCCGCTGCACATCCTGCTGATTGCGGTGCCCCTGTTCCTGCAGACCAACTTTAGAAAATGCTCGATTAACGGCGATAGGGGCTGGGCAGAACACATAACTCACTTCCTAGAAATGAGTCTTAATATTCTCATCTCGAGTATGCGTTTGCCCTAG
- a CDS encoding DMT family transporter, whose amino-acid sequence MAIAFYQDLFAFLCLLLVTPLASLALTPQDLGLLLVLGVLCTAVAHTLFIESLAVLRAQTASVISGLEPVYGIALAALLLGEVPVPRTLVGGAIILGTTLWASLPDKSLEAPP is encoded by the coding sequence GTGGCGATCGCCTTTTACCAGGACCTGTTTGCCTTCCTCTGCCTGCTGCTGGTCACCCCCCTGGCCAGCCTGGCCCTGACACCCCAGGACCTGGGCCTGCTGCTGGTGCTGGGGGTGCTGTGTACCGCCGTCGCCCACACATTATTTATTGAGAGTTTGGCGGTGCTGCGAGCCCAGACCGCTAGCGTGATCAGCGGCCTGGAGCCGGTCTACGGCATTGCCCTGGCGGCCCTGCTGCTGGGGGAAGTGCCCGTCCCCCGCACCCTGGTCGGCGGCGCGATTATTTTGGGCACCACCCTCTGGGCCAGCCTGCCCGACAAGAGCCTGGAGGCCCCGCCCTAG
- a CDS encoding ISAs1 family transposase produces MRRHWLLDGVEHLINAERWVGLKRVGLVEAERRILGQPPTIEQRYYLVSFDGDVQRFAQGVRSHWGIENQLHWVLDVAFHEDASRIRKDHAPANLAVVRHIALNLLRQDAFAKGGIKAKRLQAGWDNDYLIRLLSS; encoded by the coding sequence ATCCGCCGCCACTGGTTGCTCGATGGGGTCGAGCACCTCATCAACGCTGAGCGCTGGGTTGGCTTAAAACGCGTTGGCCTCGTGGAGGCTGAACGCCGTATCCTCGGTCAACCCCCGACCATTGAGCAGCGCTACTATCTCGTTAGTTTTGACGGCGATGTCCAACGCTTTGCCCAAGGGGTGCGCAGCCACTGGGGTATTGAAAACCAGCTCCACTGGGTGCTCGATGTCGCCTTCCACGAAGATGCCTCTCGAATTCGTAAAGACCACGCCCCCGCTAATCTGGCCGTCGTCCGTCACATCGCCCTCAATCTGCTGCGTCAGGACGCTTTTGCCAAAGGGGGTATCAAGGCTAAACGCTTGCAAGCAGGATGGGATAATGACTACCTAATTCGGCTACTCTCCTCCTGA
- a CDS encoding DNA-directed RNA polymerase subunit omega: protein MVKRSPFDSTQVMRRTEDLIRAASNRYRITVQVANRAQRRRFEDFENYEDPKMKPVLRAIIEMSDELTQPEIIGE, encoded by the coding sequence ATGGTTAAGCGTTCTCCCTTTGACAGCACCCAGGTTATGCGGCGCACCGAAGATCTGATTCGGGCTGCTTCAAACCGCTACCGGATTACGGTCCAGGTGGCCAACCGAGCTCAGCGACGGCGCTTTGAGGACTTTGAAAACTACGAGGACCCCAAGATGAAGCCGGTGCTGCGGGCAATCATCGAAATGTCTGACGAGCTTACCCAGCCTGAAATTATTGGTGAGTAG
- a CDS encoding DUF1818 family protein yields MGERFIKEGQGWRLGWDPAAIPYCGLLAGQGWAIELTQEEFQAFCRLALELRETMIAIAAELMSEERVSAEAEAEALWLEAEGVPEAYSLRFILNSGRRCEGMWEAESTQQLIQAIGHLTLF; encoded by the coding sequence ATGGGTGAGCGGTTCATTAAGGAAGGACAGGGATGGCGGTTGGGTTGGGACCCGGCCGCCATTCCCTATTGTGGCTTGCTGGCTGGCCAGGGATGGGCCATTGAACTGACCCAAGAGGAGTTTCAAGCCTTTTGCCGACTGGCCCTTGAACTCAGGGAAACCATGATCGCGATCGCCGCCGAACTGATGTCAGAAGAGCGGGTAAGTGCCGAAGCCGAAGCCGAAGCCCTGTGGCTAGAAGCGGAGGGGGTTCCTGAAGCCTATAGCCTGCGGTTTATCCTTAACTCAGGTCGCCGCTGCGAGGGGATGTGGGAGGCGGAGTCAACTCAACAGTTAATCCAGGCCATTGGGCATTTAACCCTGTTCTAG